From one uncultured Bacteroides sp. genomic stretch:
- a CDS encoding DUF4858 domain-containing protein, producing the protein MTKRLALFVFLSLFYLLAHAQWTKKDSISLQRLLKSDGEIKLNMDAVKQIHFDRILGTPMLVNEQPGLKLDESLPSALPGKKKIVLTLMPYTANTKYNYDPIYQRKIEVKVDTYKSNPFELLYSLTIPTNWAKKPLDGGYRKSLEEIEATGLRYNPLAERANNVAVGAWVSASGPSGHDFMKPFTKDFWNVRGRKNRARTLDVLSHYGDSTTVLLHDPLPVNIAR; encoded by the coding sequence ATGACAAAGCGTTTAGCTCTATTTGTGTTTTTAAGTTTATTCTATTTATTGGCGCATGCTCAGTGGACAAAGAAAGATTCGATCAGTTTGCAACGTTTGCTAAAGAGTGACGGTGAAATAAAGCTCAATATGGATGCAGTGAAACAGATTCATTTTGACAGGATATTGGGCACTCCGATGCTTGTGAACGAACAGCCCGGACTGAAATTGGATGAGAGCCTTCCTTCTGCGTTACCCGGGAAAAAGAAGATAGTATTGACGTTGATGCCTTATACGGCCAACACAAAGTATAATTATGATCCTATTTATCAGCGGAAAATAGAAGTGAAGGTCGACACCTACAAATCGAATCCGTTTGAACTTTTATATTCCCTGACTATTCCTACGAATTGGGCTAAGAAGCCGCTTGACGGGGGGTATCGTAAATCGCTTGAAGAGATTGAAGCAACCGGATTGCGGTATAACCCTCTGGCTGAGCGGGCCAATAATGTGGCGGTGGGTGCCTGGGTGAGTGCATCGGGGCCTTCAGGGCATGATTTTATGAAACCTTTTACGAAAGATTTCTGGAACGTCAGGGGCCGGAAGAATCGGGCTCGTACGCTCGATGTGCTGAGTCATTACGGAGACTCAACGACAGTACTCTTACATGATCCTTTGCCCGTAAATATTGCCCGCTGA
- a CDS encoding ammonium transporter codes for MKKRWIILMALMVIISIIGLFTPETPGLWTPDANVNYADVAWMITATIFVLMMTPGLSFFYGGMVRQKNVISTILQSFIAMGVISIVWVVFGFSLAFGTDIGSFVGNPATFFMFNGVGAKTNELLSPTIPLALFALFQMKFAIITPSLITGSFAERVRFSSYLVFMILFCIFVYCPLAHWTWHPDGFLRQMGVVDFAGGIVVHASSGVAALAGAIFLGKRRDQDNSHAPANIPFVILGASMLWLGWFGFNAGSSLAANGVAVKAFLNTNTASATAMLVWVFFDCLRGRKPSAMGAAIGAVVGLVAITPSAGYVTVGQSIFIAMVTTIVCNVAVYWKNHTSVDDALDVFSTHGVGGILGTVLTGVFVHGLMEGHVHIFLVHVLAVVIVSAYTFVVTYALYWITDKMIPMRVSAESEHIGLDISQHDEQYGLVVAERELAEYVEDDRR; via the coding sequence ATGAAGAAGCGTTGGATTATTCTAATGGCCCTTATGGTCATTATTAGTATTATTGGCCTTTTTACTCCGGAAACGCCTGGTTTGTGGACACCGGATGCCAATGTGAATTATGCGGATGTGGCTTGGATGATAACCGCCACTATCTTTGTATTAATGATGACTCCGGGACTTTCGTTCTTTTACGGCGGCATGGTTCGCCAGAAGAACGTTATCTCCACTATTCTGCAAAGTTTCATTGCAATGGGTGTTATTAGCATTGTTTGGGTTGTATTTGGGTTTAGCCTTGCTTTTGGTACCGATATAGGTAGCTTTGTTGGTAATCCGGCAACCTTTTTCATGTTTAACGGAGTGGGGGCCAAGACGAATGAACTACTATCGCCTACTATCCCGCTGGCACTTTTTGCTCTGTTTCAAATGAAATTTGCCATAATCACTCCTTCTTTGATTACCGGTTCTTTTGCCGAACGTGTCCGGTTCTCCTCTTACTTAGTGTTTATGATCCTTTTCTGTATCTTTGTATATTGCCCCCTGGCTCATTGGACATGGCATCCCGATGGCTTTCTCCGTCAGATGGGGGTAGTCGATTTTGCCGGTGGTATTGTGGTGCATGCATCTTCGGGTGTTGCGGCATTGGCTGGTGCGATATTTTTGGGTAAGAGGCGTGATCAGGACAATTCTCATGCTCCGGCAAATATTCCTTTTGTTATTTTGGGCGCTTCTATGTTGTGGTTGGGATGGTTCGGCTTTAATGCCGGTTCTTCTTTGGCGGCTAACGGAGTAGCGGTGAAAGCTTTCTTAAATACAAATACGGCATCGGCTACGGCTATGCTGGTTTGGGTGTTCTTTGATTGCTTGCGGGGACGTAAACCTTCGGCAATGGGTGCTGCCATCGGTGCGGTAGTAGGATTGGTTGCCATTACTCCTTCTGCCGGATATGTTACCGTAGGACAAAGTATCTTTATTGCAATGGTTACTACCATTGTTTGTAATGTGGCGGTTTATTGGAAAAACCATACTTCGGTAGATGATGCGCTCGATGTATTCTCCACACACGGTGTGGGTGGTATACTAGGTACGGTTCTGACCGGTGTTTTTGTGCACGGGCTGATGGAAGGGCATGTGCATATCTTTTTGGTTCATGTACTTGCTGTAGTCATTGTGTCTGCATATACTTTTGTGGTGACCTATGCTTTATATTGGATTACGGATAAAATGATACCGATGCGTGTGTCTGCCGAGAGCGAACATATTGGTTTGGATATCAGTCAGCACGACGAGCAATATGGCTTGGTGGTGGCCGAAAGAGAATTGGCCGAATATGTTGAGGATGATCGGAGATAA
- a CDS encoding nitronate monooxygenase, producing the protein MNRISSLFGIQFPIVQAGMVWCSGWRLAAAVSNAGGLGLIGSGSMHPEVLREHIRKCKAATDKPFGVNVPLMYPQLDTIMQIIEEEGVKIVFTSAGNPKLWTGWLKERGLIVAHVVSSAKFAAKCEEAGVDAIVAEGFEAGGHNGREETTTMCLIPSVRKATTLPLIAAGGIGTGEAILAASVLGAEGVQIGTRFALTEESSASEVFKQHCLKLKEGETMLSLKKLSPTRLVKNAFFNTVEEAENRGASADELRELLGKGRAKKGIFEGDLEEGELEIGQVTSLFNSIQTADEVMRELVADYQTAISRSYQW; encoded by the coding sequence ATGAATAGAATTTCTTCTCTTTTTGGCATACAGTTTCCTATTGTACAGGCCGGAATGGTATGGTGTAGCGGATGGAGACTGGCTGCAGCGGTGAGTAACGCCGGTGGTCTCGGATTAATAGGGTCGGGCTCTATGCATCCCGAAGTATTGCGTGAGCATATCCGTAAATGCAAAGCGGCTACGGATAAACCTTTTGGAGTAAATGTACCGTTAATGTATCCTCAACTGGATACTATTATGCAGATTATAGAGGAAGAGGGAGTAAAGATTGTATTTACCTCTGCCGGAAATCCTAAGTTGTGGACGGGATGGCTCAAGGAGAGGGGTCTTATTGTTGCGCATGTGGTTTCATCGGCTAAATTTGCCGCCAAATGCGAGGAGGCCGGTGTGGATGCGATTGTTGCCGAAGGATTTGAGGCGGGCGGACACAACGGTAGGGAAGAGACAACCACGATGTGTCTTATTCCTTCTGTGAGGAAAGCAACGACTTTGCCTCTGATTGCTGCCGGAGGTATTGGTACGGGCGAAGCCATTCTTGCTGCTTCAGTACTTGGTGCGGAAGGTGTGCAGATAGGAACCCGCTTTGCTTTGACAGAAGAAAGTTCGGCCAGTGAGGTGTTTAAGCAACATTGCTTAAAGTTAAAAGAAGGCGAAACGATGTTGTCGCTTAAAAAGCTTTCGCCTACCCGCTTGGTGAAGAATGCGTTCTTCAATACCGTTGAGGAGGCCGAAAACCGTGGGGCATCTGCCGATGAATTGCGTGAACTGCTAGGTAAAGGGCGGGCTAAGAAAGGCATCTTTGAAGGAGACTTGGAAGAAGGTGAACTGGAAATCGGTCAGGTTACTTCTCTTTTTAACAGCATTCAAACAGCAGACGAAGTGATGCGCGAGCTGGTAGCGGATTATCAGACGGCCATTTCCAGATCTTATCAGTGGTAG
- the ald gene encoding alanine dehydrogenase, whose product MIIGVPKEIKNNENRVGMTPAGVAELAKKGHTMYVQHTAGEGSGFLDEEYVAAGATILPTIENVYAAAEMIVKVKEPIEPEYKLIKKGQLLFTYFHFASDEELTHAMIASGAICLAYETVKKADGSLPLLIPMSEVAGRMAVQEGARFLEKPQGGKGILLGGVPGVKPAKVLILGAGVVGTHAALLAAGSGADVTITDISLPRLRYLSEVLPKNVKTLYSTEHNIKAELPSTNLVIGSVLIPGDKTPHLITKKMLKLMQPGTVLVDVAIDQGGCFETSHATSHSEPVYVIDGVVHYAVANIPGAVPYTSTLALTNATLPYAMALAEKGWKKACKEDAALAAGLNIIEGKVTFKAVADVYGLKYEPIIL is encoded by the coding sequence ATGATAATTGGAGTTCCAAAAGAGATCAAAAACAACGAGAATCGGGTGGGTATGACCCCAGCCGGAGTTGCTGAATTAGCTAAAAAGGGTCATACAATGTATGTGCAACACACAGCGGGCGAAGGAAGCGGATTCCTCGACGAAGAATATGTAGCCGCCGGAGCTACCATCTTGCCCACTATCGAAAATGTATATGCAGCTGCCGAGATGATCGTTAAAGTAAAAGAGCCTATTGAACCTGAGTATAAGCTCATCAAAAAGGGTCAGTTACTGTTCACTTACTTTCATTTTGCTTCGGACGAAGAGCTAACACATGCCATGATTGCAAGCGGTGCTATTTGCCTGGCTTATGAAACCGTTAAAAAGGCAGACGGCTCATTGCCTTTACTTATTCCGATGAGTGAGGTAGCAGGACGCATGGCCGTACAAGAAGGTGCGCGTTTTCTGGAAAAACCGCAAGGTGGAAAAGGTATACTACTGGGCGGAGTACCGGGAGTAAAACCGGCTAAGGTACTTATATTAGGTGCCGGTGTAGTGGGTACACATGCCGCCTTACTGGCTGCCGGATCGGGTGCTGATGTTACCATTACCGACATCTCTCTTCCCCGCTTGCGCTACCTGAGCGAAGTGTTACCTAAAAATGTAAAAACGCTCTATTCTACCGAACATAACATAAAAGCCGAATTGCCATCAACCAATCTCGTTATCGGTTCGGTACTGATTCCGGGAGATAAAACGCCACACCTCATCACAAAAAAGATGCTGAAACTGATGCAACCGGGTACTGTTTTGGTAGATGTAGCTATCGATCAGGGCGGTTGCTTTGAAACATCGCATGCCACAAGCCATAGCGAACCTGTTTATGTTATTGACGGTGTGGTGCACTATGCCGTGGCCAACATACCGGGGGCCGTTCCTTATACGTCTACTCTGGCACTGACTAATGCAACATTGCCTTATGCCATGGCACTGGCCGAAAAAGGGTGGAAAAAAGCTTGTAAAGAAGATGCAGCACTTGCAGCCGGACTGAATATCATTGAAGGAAAGGTTACGTTCAAAGCTGTAGCAGATGTTTATGGATTGAAATACGAACCAATCATCTTATAA